TTCGAGTCGATCAGGTCAGTGATGTCGATCCGGTGATTGAAAAGGCCAACCAGATCGATGATCGACCGGTAGTCATTGATTTTCGGGTGGACACCTTCGAGAAGGTGTACCCAATGGTGCCGGCTGGGGCGCCCAACGATGACATTGTGTTGCCGCCCCATCAGCTCAAGGGGCGATGATGGCCGAACGTTCCTCCAATCTCGTGCCGATTGGCTCGATCCGCCCTCACACCGGTGGGCGTCATCATATCTTGAGCGTCTTGGTGGAGAATCGAGCCGGCGTGTTGGCCCGCGTCTCGCTGCTGTTCTCTCGTCGTGGCTATAACATCTATTCGTTGGCGGTGGCCCCGACGGACGACGAGCGCTTCTCGCGGTTGACGATCGTCGTGGACGTGGAGACCGTTCCACTCGAGCAGATCACCAAGCAGCTGCATAAGTTGATCAATGTGATCAAGATCACCGAGATCGATCCAGCGGATGCCTTGGAGTATGAGTGCATGCTCGCAACCATCAACGCCGAGGCCGGTGCACGCGCAAAGGTGATGGAGCTCGTCGAGATCTTTCATGGTGAGATTATCGACGTTTCGCTTGATCGGCTGACCGTCGTGTTCGCACTCTCGCCAGAGAAGCTCGATGATGTTGAAGCCTTCCTGGCCGAATTCGGCCTGATCGAGCTGCAACGAACCGGTAGGATTGCACTGAGCAAGCTGCCAAAACCAACGCGAAGACCGAAGAAGGGATGAATTTCATAAATGGCTCACATGTATTACGATAAGGACGCTGACTCATCGATCATTAGCAACACTCGTGTCGCTATCATCGGCTATGGTTCACAGGGGCATGCCCATGCACTCAACCTCTCCGATT
The sequence above is a segment of the Ferrimicrobium sp. genome. Coding sequences within it:
- the ilvN gene encoding acetolactate synthase small subunit, coding for MAERSSNLVPIGSIRPHTGGRHHILSVLVENRAGVLARVSLLFSRRGYNIYSLAVAPTDDERFSRLTIVVDVETVPLEQITKQLHKLINVIKITEIDPADALEYECMLATINAEAGARAKVMELVEIFHGEIIDVSLDRLTVVFALSPEKLDDVEAFLAEFGLIELQRTGRIALSKLPKPTRRPKKG